CAAAGCAAGTCTTGGGGCTGAACATTGAAGGGAGTGTCCTAACTTCGAAGGCAGGCTTCGGGCAATTTCTCATCAGCTGGACGGGAACGGAGGAAAATCTTAAGACAAGAAATGCCTGCCCCTCCCATGGAAGGAGCTTGAGTGCACAGCCCCAGGGGCTCTAACTGCCAAAAGCAGGTTGACCGCCTCTGGTTCAGATCACCTTCTGGCCAAGGTCCAGAGCAGACGGCCCTTGGGTGTTTGCGGGCCCCACGCTGTCTCCTTACTTGAATAAGAGGGAGAACGAGGCAGTGGAAAGGGAGTTTAAACAGAGCCCAGGAGTTGGGGTCCTCTGAGGAGGTGTCCCCTCGACCACACGACCAGTTCCCCAAGCTGCTTCCCAGACCCTGCTTTTGAGTCTGGCACCCCTCGATGTCTCCATTCTTCCTCTTTGCTTGTTTCCAGGAAAGCCGGGCAGGCGCAGAACACCTCAGCTCTCCTTCAGTGTAGCCAGGCGAATGAGGTCAGCCTGTGCCTGCATTAAATTAAGCTCAGCATCTTGGTCTGTAAAAGCAGAGCGGAGCCTTGCTGTTCTGCTATTTTGTCCCCTACCAAGCCTGTTTTAGACACAAACATGGAAACCCCAGAAAGTGGCAAGACTTTCTCATCCTAACATAGGTAGTTGTGTCACAAAAGGCACAAAATGTGACGCCCTTTGCCCATTTGCCCACCCCATAAACATGTCATGATCTTAGAAGCAGCGGACACTGCGCTAGAGATGAACACATGGCTCTCTTGTGTAGACTTGCAGTttgcagagaggaggcagacaccatgcgGCAGGGCACTCACAGGAAGCTCCCTTCCAGCAGAGGGATGGACCAGCTGTCTCATTCCTGGCTCGCCAGCTCTGTCCCGAGGCAGTGGTCAGGTCGTGCAGCCGGTGTTCCCTATCCAGTGGACGACTTTCATTTCTGTGGATGAGAACCGTCCTAGAAATGAAGATGCTGTTTACCAGCTGGGGAGGTTTTTCTTGGGAGAGGGCGCTAGGGTGCAGGCAGCTTACCTCCGGAGACTGTGAGGTGCAGAGTAACTCCTCAGGCTTTTGTGTCCATAATTTGCAGCCAAGACATTCTTAGACATGAATTTTGCATAAAAACTGCCTCCTCTTAATAGAATGTATGTTATACGAAAGTAGAAGGAGGGGCCGTTTGGTTAGAGGAAAGAGATTTGGACGCGGGTAAGAGaggagacctgtgtgtgtgtgtgtgtgtgtgtgtgtgtgtgtgtgtgtgtgtgtgtgtgtgtgttagatacaGGTCGAGTATATGGATATCTATGCATCTATGCATAAAAACATCACAACGTAAATAGTACTTTgaagataattaaaaattaataatacccTTTCCCCATGCTGTTTTGAATCTGGAAAAGCCAGAAAGCCCTGGCTGTAGGGGTGGCTGAGGACTGGAGCTGAGGGAGTTGGTCCTTCTGACTACACTTTTAAGTGTCCTGTGCTTTCATATGGACATCCATGCATTTCAGTTTAATGTAAGTTGAGCGTGATGGGCCCTAGGCCTTCTTATGGCGTGGTCTCCACACCAGGGGCcgtagccactgagccatctctccagtcccagaccGGGCAAAATTTTAAACAACAATGGGATTTGTTcagcagaaagagaaggaaacctAGTTTTTCAGGCTGACTCTGACCGTCCTATGTAAAACTGCATAGTGCCCATCTTCTAAACACCAAGtctacttatttttaattgtcaatCTGCCTCTACCACATGTAAATTCCACAAGAGCAAGAATTTAAACTTTTTTACATAAATATCCgcaaatatatagaaaaaatgaGAAGGGATAATGGATCCCACCATACTCATtgtcaaattatttttctgtttctgtgctaAGATactatgaccaagacaacttacagaagagTGTGTTGGGGACTTAGAGTTTCAGGAGATTAGAGTCTGTGACAGCATGGTGGGggcatagcagcaggcaggcaggcgtggatgagagagatagagagagtgcCCACTACTAGTGatacacctcctagtccttcccaaacagttccaccaactgggcggtgtgggaggtccttctttctatgtgttgcttgtattggttaatgaataaacaaactgccttggcctgatagggcagaacttaggtaggtggggaaaacagaactgaattttgggaggaagaaagcagagtcagagagacaccatggatcctccgcctgagacagacaccggttagaatctttcctggtaagccactgccacgtggcaatatacagatagaaatgggttaaatcaagatgtgagagccaataagaggttagagatAATGggacaaacagtgatttaataaatacaatttctgtatgtttattactgggctaagctagctgggtggctgggaagaacaagagGCCCTCTCCCATACAAcaattggtgcccaacatggggctaaatccacttaaaaacctgagagagccgggaggtggtggcgcacgcctttaatcccagcactcgggaggcagaggcaggcggatctctgtgagttcgaggccagcctggtctacaagagctagttccaggacaggaaccaaaaaagctacggagaaaccctgtctcaaaaaaaaaaaatttaaaaaaaattaaaaaaaaacctgagagagcttaattttataaacacacacacacaaaacagagtttgacacagctttttgctgtttgctggtggcttgcagcagctcctttaagagagattttcctgactcatcggcaaaaaaaaaaaaaacctgtaccattttaaaatgccggctttctgggctatgctgctagcgtgacctctgtctcttgcgggagacagagcatttggatggggtttgtgagtaaaGTTCTACAGCTTGCTTGATGGTAACGTGGACtcactgtgtgcctggaagtggagCAATGcatgcagctcagaggcacaagcggcTCCTCCATGCTAAACTGTGCAGAGCATGGGCAGGAACTACCATATTTATCATAATAAcagcacagcttaagttttaaacCGGACAGGCAAACAGGCAGTACTGTATTTGACCTTTAGTAATgttgcagcttagattcttaagcgtttACGAggctatggggccattttcattcaaatgacCACATTTACCTTCCTAAAACCAACTTCACAGACTGGAGTATATCTCAGTGGCAAAGGAAGTGGTCAGTGTATACAACGCTCTTGATCTTTAGCCCCAAGCCCAAcagactctctttctctctcctccccctctctttctctccctctttcacaCGCATATGCTTAAACATTTGCATATACACACtaacatgctctcacacacatacacaatcttaCATAACATCACACACATTTACAgccacacatacagatacatacaatCACATACACACTTTCACTTACGTACACACTGAACTTCACATACTTATAGTCATATGTACACGTGTACACTTATACaattacacacacattctcacacccATTCATCCACACACTCagacacgcatatacacatacacatgttcattCACACACTCGAGCTAAATAAAGGCTCAGTGTCAGAGCAAGACTAAACCAAGCGATGTTTTCTCTCCCCGCATCAATTGTGCAGGCTTCccgagatgggggtggggtggggaggggagacagtTTTCCGTCTTGTCTCAGTATCTGAAAGCTCATGCCTTAGTGAGTTCTCATTCACTAATTTCCATGTGGAAACTGATGGGTGGTttgtgttttgttggttttaacACCTGATGTGTTTTAAAAACTCAGCAGAATCTGGGAACTATTGCCACACTCTTCAGAAGTCTAGGACTTCAGCTAGTGAATGCTCAGTCAAGAGAACTGATCTTACCCAGCCTGAGATGCCATCTGGGAATAAAATGTGTGGACACAGGAGTTTGGCAGGATGAGCTATGCTTTGGTCTTATGTCTCTATCACGACCTGTCTGGAACTTACATCCCTGCTAATGGAGTAAAATTATCATATCTTTTACAGACTATAGTGAGCACTGATTGATAATGAATGGAGAACAGTACAGTGGCTGGCATACATCAGGATTAAATGCTTCCAAAGGTTCCCCCACCGTTTAATGAGAACCTCTCCAGGACTGCCTCCTGTCTGTCTCACGTTGAAGGCACCCAAGCACACTGTTCCACGCATCCCTCCctttctgctccttcctccttTGCCCTGCCCACAATTGGCTCCTTACCAGTTCTTGTCTGGGGACTGAGAGACGAGAAGGATTTCCTCACATAGATGATTAAAAGGGCATGTTACCTGTGAGAGCAAGAGCGAGGAGGGCAGGTGAGGGGGGCTCGCTCAGACTGGAGGAGAATCTGGAGAAGGGATCTGAAAGAGCAGATTACAGTTGGCAGTGGACCTGGGTGGAAAGGAAGCCGTTGAGCAATAGGAACAGGGCTTTCTAAGGGGCAGTAGGGTGTGCGCAGCCAGTGCGATCTTAAGTAGCAGAAAGGGATAATGCATCCTGGTCGTCTCTCATTCCCGATGCTCCTTCCTGTTCCCTTTGCTTACTAGGAGTTAAAGCCAGAGACGTGAAGGGGCTCTTGCCCTTGATGGTGCTAATGGTGATTGTCTACTTGCTGCTCCTGCTCTGGGAAAACGAGCTGACCGAGGAAGTCATGCTGACATCTATTGAGCATTTGCACGTGGACTACCCTCAGAACACGGTCCCCCTGCGGTACTGCAACTATATGATCCTACAGAGAATCATCCGGGAACCCGACCACACGTGCAAAAAGCTGCACGTCTTCATCCACGAGAGGCCACAGAAAATCAACAGCGTCTGCACGTCCTCAAAGAAGAAGAGCTGCCCAAACTACTCGGAGATTTTCTGCTTCCAGAGTGAGACGAGATTCAGAATGACAGTCTGTCAGCTCATTGACGGCACCAGATACCCCGCTTGCAGGTACCACATCTCCCCTATAGAGGGGTTCATTCTTGTCACCTGTGATGACTTAGGACCGGTTAATTTTCAGGGGTACATTGAATGACTTGCCAGCACCAGAGGGTGTGAACTTCTCTCTGGTTAACCTGAACTGTGGATACGgtgaaaggctgagagaggaatggcgggggtgggagtgggggtgggggaggggagtcctTCCCGGATGGATGAAGTGCAACCATTGCTTCTGTGTCAATAAAAACATCTTTGCTGGATTAaaccacaaaccacacacacttttAGTCTTTGCTtcttgtctttgagtcatttgcTGAGAACCAGCGGGAATCTGAGGTAGGACTGGGACTAAGACAGTGAGTGAGAGTCGCTTAGCTGGGACACTCAAGGGACCACTAACCAAACCCCAAACAACCAAACCCCAATTAGTAATCTACATAAGCATGTCAATATCCTGAAATAGCAAAACCATAGCAACATCCTTTTTGTGTAAAATATCTTTATCTCAAATATCCAGTGTGGCAGGACAggatggagtgggaggaggggggagtgtATCGGCATCAGATTGGGAGAGTCAGGTCATATTGCTTCGAATTTTAGTTTGTGCAGGGACGATTATACGCCATGACTTTTTGggagggggttgagacagggtttctctgtagctttggagcctgtcctgaaactagttcttgtagaccaggctggactcaaactcacagagatccgcctgcctctgcctcccgagatctgggattaaggcgtgcgccaccaccacccggcctacaccattaatttttttaatcaagtttttacttattctttaagaattttgaattatgtttgtttaagacaggatcttattttgtagccctgggtggcctggaattcactacgtAGGACacgctggccttgagctcactgagatctgaccacttctgcctcccaaggattgggcttaaaagcatgcaccacaatGCCTGGTTCATGCAATATGTTTTGGTCATATTTATTtccctcctccagctcttcctAGTTCCTTCCAATGTTCTTACCCAGCCTTGAAACTATATAATAAACAGCAAAAATGACTTAGCAGGACATCTATATATTTTAgcttatatatagtttatatatatagtttagcttatatatatatatatatatacatatgcaacagtaattacaaaagaaaaagagactcaATTTGAGAATGAGGGAACATGGGAGGAGCacgggaggggctggagaaaaggaaagaaggggaaagtgacataattctgttttaattaaaaattaatttaaaatatcagcttcatgttctttctctctcgaaaaataaaacaaaacaaaaaacccaaaccatgGAGTCTGGTTCGGGCTGGTCAGTTACTCCCGAGCCTGAGGCCTGTCCTGAGGTATGGCTGTTGAGCCAGTGCTGCTCCATTAAAGAAAGTGGAGTTTCCTCTTCCATCAGCTGTCAGTTAGTAGatcatttgtgagtgtgtgtgtatgtgtgtgtgtatgtgtgagtgtgtgtgtatgtgtgagtgtgtgtatatatgtatgtgtgtgtatgtgtgtgtatgtgactgtgtgtatatatgtatgtgtgtgtatgtgagtgtgtgtgtatgtgtgtgtatgtgagtgtgtgtgtatgtgtgtgtatgtgagtgtgtgtgagtgtgtatgtatatgtgagtgtgtgtatgtgagtgtgtatgtgtgtgtatgtgagtgtgtgtatatatgtatgtgtgtgtatgtgagtgtgtgtgtatgtgtgtgtatgtgagtgtgtgtgtgagtgtgtgtgtatatgtgagtgtgtgtatgtgagtgtgtatgtgtgtgtatgtgtgtatatgagtgtgtgtatgtgagtgtgtgagtgtgtgtgtatgtgtgtgtatgtgtgagtgtatgtgtatgtgtgagtgtgtgtatatatgtatgtgtgtgtgtatgcgtgtgtgtatgtgactatgtgtatatatgtatgtgtgtgtatgtgagtgtgtgtgagtgtgtatgtatatgtgagtgtgtgtatgtgagtgtgtatgtgtgtgtgtgtgtatgtgagtgtgtgtatgtgagtgtgtgtgtatgtgagtgtgtgtatgtgagtgtgtgtgtgtgtatgtgagtgtgtgtatgtgtgtgtgtgtatgtgtgtgtatgtgagtgtgtgtatgtgtgtgtgtgtatgtgagtgtgtgtatgtgtgtgtgtgtgagtcacaCTTATGCGGTGCCCACAGGGATGAAAAGGGGACACCTGACTCCCTGACACTGGAGTGAGAGTCAGTTGTGAGGCTCTGTAAGTTCTGAGAACTGAGCCTCGCTCTCTGCTAGCAGAGAAAGTGTTGATGActttggagccatctctccagccctcaatttatttttgaaaggaaAAGCAGTTGCAGTCACTTCTTAGGGACTTTTCTCCTCTAATATACCCACTTCTAAATTTCTTGTTTGAGAAACTTATACATATTACattgtgttttgatcaaatccacccagctgcctctcctccagctcctctcctGCCCCACATCTCCACCCACtacttcattctttccttttcaacCCAGAGCTCACTTTCCTGTGCACCTCAAACTTTACTCGGGTATCTGTGTTACCCTGAGTGTGGAACCACCCACCCGAGCCTGAATCCGTGGGTTCCCAAGGTCAGCAGTGTGTGGAATGGCCTCTCCACCATGGCTGACTGTTAAGAGGGCCTGACTTTGGTGCCCCCAGGACCAGGATGCCAAggtgctgtgagttcatgactgCCATAGCCAAGGTGTGCATAGAAGACGGAATTTGGTGGCCCCTCTCCCTGTCCTTGGCTCTTAGACTCTTTCTGACCCCTTTTCATAATGTTGAATGACAGAAATGTCTTGCCTAGGGAAGAGCATTTCTTATTCCTATTCAGCCACgagtatttacatttattttgttcacTGCAAGGACTGACCCAAGCCTTTGTTTAACTGAGAGTAGCCTTTGTCTATAGTACAAACACAGTGTTCAGAGGATGCTTGATGCTGTGTCAGTACAGCTAAGTGGCCATGCTAGGTTCCCCTCCGTGGTCTAAGACCTTCTCAGTTATGGTTTACAGTATCAAGCAAGCCCAAATCCAATTAGGAAGCAGTGGGTGACCCCGTAACAGGAGCCCCTATTGCACCAATCGGCACACCTTGTATGGTTGGTTGGTGTTACAGCTCACATATGTGTTAAGTCATGAACACTTTTACCCACAGCGCCCTGCACAGCACTATGGTGAGAACCAGCCAACAGGGAAGAACCTTCCAATCGGTCCCCTTAGTTCCTCTACAATGTCCATCCAGAGTGTGTGCTGTTTACAGCAGCGCATAACCAAGAGAAATGACCGAAGCATTTCTGTGTGGTGGGTGCTTCTGAGGTCTTAAAGACTTTTCTAAAGATAGATTATGTGGCTTTTACTGCACCTGTTCCTGTTCATCAGGTCCTCCAGGTCactagagaaaagaagaggagatgggaagtGTCCTGAGTGGTCGGAAACCAGTTCCCATGAAGGTTCTGCAGAGATGAAGGTACCAATGTCCCAAGGAAGGACTGAACCTCTCTGATCTaatgcttttccttttcagaattCTGGAGAAAACAGAGAGGGCTTTGGACCAGACTGCCAACTCCTTCTCCTTTTGGTTCTTACGTTTAAGTTCAATATCTAGGCTCCCCATGTTCAAGTATGGACACAGTAACCTTACAGTCAGAGAGGAGCGGAAGACAAACAGAGTCACCTAATTCTGGAAATTTTATCAATTCTCGATCATTAGTTTTCTGTCATTGGTCTCCTCACTGTTAGTTTTTCCATCTATAAAGGTAGGTAAGTGCTGTTTCCAAGTCTATTATCCTACAATTCTATTTCCTAGCGGCTTTGCTTGAGGGAAGGCTTGGGGTTGGGAAGCAGTAGAAACAGGAGGGGCCATTAATTCTGAGCAATGCAGTCCAGTGCTGTATGTGAGAAGCAAGACTCGGACAGGTGAGGGCCAAAGCAGGGGGAATGCTCCCGAGCTTTGAAGACTCAGACAGGTGAGGGCCAGAGCAGGGGGAATGCTCCCGAGCTTTGAAGAGTGTGTTCTGTCCTGATCTTCTCAGTTGAGAGACTTCAGCTGCGGCCCAGTCACTGGCCTTGAGGTCCCATCAGAAGAGCAGGTACATCTCTGTGGGCGGACAATTCCTCCTTCTCAAGACATTAAATTATAACCAACTAGGTAGGCTGACCACCCCGAGGGAAGCGTATGTCACGACTCGGAGGTCAGAAGCTGTCTCATGGCCTCTCCCACACAGGGCAGGCAGCCTTTTTCCAGACAAATAttattgtctatttctttttggAATCCCATCATCTGTGTTGTCTTGTGGA
Above is a window of Microtus pennsylvanicus isolate mMicPen1 chromosome 15, mMicPen1.hap1, whole genome shotgun sequence DNA encoding:
- the Rnase12 gene encoding putative inactive ribonuclease-like protein 12 — translated: MLPVRARARRAGVKARDVKGLLPLMVLMVIVYLLLLLWENELTEEVMLTSIEHLHVDYPQNTVPLRYCNYMILQRIIREPDHTCKKLHVFIHERPQKINSVCTSSKKKSCPNYSEIFCFQSETRFRMTVCQLIDGTRYPACRYHISPIEGFILVTCDDLGPVNFQGYIE